One genomic segment of Vespa velutina chromosome 10, iVesVel2.1, whole genome shotgun sequence includes these proteins:
- the LOC124952206 gene encoding mitochondrial DNA helicase isoform X2, whose product MCDKCRCIGPWNILEKLLSLKVTNKKIKELEELKKNLSVDKDYVDEWKIIKENCIEISKLSKDKYDKILDMLSLKNVLQEDISTLNCLYSEDKNALYFPMYAFDHYLVGVKQFFLDTRTEITIPTSDVSGLIIYGHKNIKSDASAVVIPTIPDLLALISQQLVNVIICLPYNLQYLPQQVLPSLENFKKLTLWFGNDNSSWDAARHFSKKLNEERCYFVRSTDLQPSPKVAVDLKYDIKNIIHNARPIWHQSITTFRYLRQDVLSDLQNIDKVQGVKWKRYPALNRILKGHRRGEFTILTGPTGSGKTTFMSEYSLDLAMQGVNTLWGSFEIRNARLARTMLQQMAGVSLYDNIIDFDMYADAFEKLPIYFMTFHGQQSIKIVMDAVEHATYVHDISHVIIDNMQFMMGISDESKHIDRFWRQDKIISAFRIFATKYNCHVTLVIHPRKERDDEELTTSSIFGSAKASQEADNVLIIQDKRLTSIKGKKYLQVAKNRYSGDLGIMILDFDKTSLSYGTKKKSKSETKSTIKSDSDKELEL is encoded by the exons ATGTGCGATAAATGCAGGTGTATTGGGCCATggaatatattagaaaaattattatcattaaaagtaactaacaaaaaaattaaggaaTTAGAAGaacttaaaaagaatttatcagTGGATAAAGATTATGTAGATGAATGGaaaattataaaggaaaattgTATAGAGATTTCTAAATTATCCAAAGATAAATATGACAAAATTTTGGATATGCTTTCATTGAAG aATGTATTGCAAGAAGATATATCCACATTAAACTGTTTATACAGTGAAGATAAAAATGCTCTTTATTTTCCAATGTACGCTTTTGATCATTATCTTGTTGGTGTTAAGCAATTTTTCTTGGATACTAGAACTGAAATAACGATTCCAACTTCGGATGTCAGTGGCCTTATAATTTATGggcataaaaatataaaaagtgacGCTAGTGCTGTTGTTATACCAACTATTCCAGATCTGTTAGCACTAATATCTCAACAATTAGTGAACGTCATCATCTGTTTACCATACAATTTACAATACTTACCTCAGCAGGTATTGCCAAGtctagaaaattttaaaaaattaactttatGGTTTGGAAATGATAATTCAAGTTGGGATGCAGCACGACATTTCTCCAAAAAACTGAATGAAGAAAGATGTTACTTTGTAAGATCAACTGATCTACAACCCAGCCCAAAAGTTGCTGttgatttaaaatatgatattaaaaatattatacataatgcTCGGCCAATATGGCATCAAAGTATTACTACCTTTCGCTATTTAAGACAAGACGTTTTAAgtgatttacaaaatattgataagGTTCAAGGTGTAAAATGGAAACGATATCCAGCTCTAAATCGTATTTTGAAAGGCCATAGAAGAGGGGAATTCACAATATTAACTGGTCCAActg gatCTGGTAAAACTACATTCATGAGTGAATATTCATTAGACTTGGCAATGCAAGGAGTTAACACATTATGGGGTAGTTTTGAAATTAGAAATGCACGATTAGCAAGGACAATGTTGCAACAAATGGCAGGTGTTTCCCTTTATGATAACATAATTGATTTTGATATGTATGCAGATGCTTTTGAAAAGTTACCCATCTATTTTATGACGTTTCATGGGCAACaaagtattaaaattgttatggAT GCAGTAGAGCATGCAACATATGTGCATGACATATCTCATGTGATCATTGACAATATGCAATTTATGATGGGAATTTCTGATGAATCCAAACACATAGATAG gTTTTGGAgacaagataaaataatttctgcaTTTAGAATCTTTGctacaaaatataattgtcaTGTTACACTTGTAATTCATCCGAGAAAAGAACGCGATGACGAAGAACTAACAACTTCATCTATTTTTGGAAGTGCTAAAGCAAGTCAAGAAGCTGATAATGTTCTTATTATACAAGACAAGAGACTTACtagtataaaaggaaaaaaatatttacaa gtAGCCAAAAATAGATACAGTGGCGATTTGGGTATCATGATATTGGATTTTGATAAAACTAGTTTAAGTTAtggaactaaaaaaaaatcaaaatctgAAACTAAAAGTACTATAAAGTCTGATTCAGATAAAGAATTAGAATTATAA
- the LOC124952132 gene encoding F-box/WD repeat-containing protein 7, which yields MSVPSTSSKKLSEGKPGGTSPSPIESIEVVPGPSSLDPMHCTFPQDGESEEYGDEEDEDDDESSEEESEISDSGLFRDAECEEEIEGSSCSSPVLQAQACLPQRVHSPILHTCVPLDIVQPHRKRKSETESSLPCKKLNPEDKSYIMNAKKLDDKAKHIRCVIPTKDNPPPEMNNWLLQFQRWSNAERMLAIDELIERCEPTQVRHMMQVIEPQFQRDFISLLPKELALSVLAFLEPRDLLRAAQTCRNWRFLADDNLLWKEKCIAAGIDDLKDLPPSKRKNCRNPGNSSSPWKQAYMRQHNIKMNWRTKPIRTPKVLKGHDDHVITCLQFSGNRIVSGSDDNTLKVWSAVTGKCLRTLVGHTGGVWSSQMSGTTVISGSTDRTLKVWNAETGQCIHTLYGHTSTVRCMHLYGNKVVSGSRDATLRVWQVDTGECLHVLVGHLAAVRCVQYDGKLVVSGAYDYMVKVWNPEREECLHTLQGHTNRVYSLQFDGVHVVSGSLDTSIRVWEVETGACRHTLMGHQSLTSGMELRNNILVSGNADSTVKVWDIVSGHCLQTLSGPNKHQSAVTCLQFNSHFVITSSDDGTVKLWDVKTGEFIRNLVALESGGSGGVVWRIRASDTKLVCAVGSRNGTEETKLLVLDFDVEIK from the exons ATGTCTGTTCCTTCCACATCATCAAAAAAGCTTAGTGAAGGAAAACCAGGAGGTACAAGTCCAAGTCCTATTGAAAGTATCGAAGTTGTTCCTGGACCTAGTTCTTTAGATCCTATGCATTGCACCTTTCCACAAGATGGTGAATCTGAAGAATATGgtgatgaagaagatgaagatgatgatgaaagtAGTGAAGAAGAGAGTGAA aTTAGTGATTCTGGCTTATTTCGTGATGCTGAGTgcgaagaagaaattgaaggTAGCAGTTGTTCATCGCCCGTATTACAAGCTCAGGCATGTTTACCACAGAGAGTTCATAGTCCTATATTACACACATGTGTTCCATTGGATATTGTACAACCTcatagaaaacgaaaaagtgaAACAGAGTCTAGTTTACCATGCAAAAAACTTAATCCAGAagataaatcttatataat gaATGCAAAAAAATTGGATGATAAGGCTAAACATATTAGATGTGTCATTCCAACAAAAGATAATCCACCACCTGAAATGAATAACTGGCTTTTGCAATTTCAA agGTGGTCAAATGCAGAAAGGATGTTAGCTATAGACGAATTAATAGAAAGATGTGAACCAACGCAAGTACGTCATATGATGCAGGTTATAGAACCACAATTTCAAAGGGATTTTATATCCTTACTGCCAAAAGAATTAGCCTTATCGGTATTGGCTTTCTTAGAACCCAGGGATTTATTACGTGCAGCACAAACTTGTAGAAATTGGAGATTTTTAGCAGATGATAATTTACTttggaaagagaaatgtataGCTGCTGGTATAGATGATTTAAAAGATTTGCCTCCTTCAAAACGTAAAAATTGTAGAAATCCTGGCAACTCTTCATCACCATGGAAACAAGCTTATATGCGACAacacaatataaaaatgaattggaGAACAAAGCCAATCCGTACCCCAAAAGTTCTTAAAGGTCATGATGATCATGTTATTACATGTCTTCAATTTTCTGGTAATCGAATAGTTAGTGGTTCTGACGATAATACTCTTAAAGTTTGGTCAGCTGTTACGGGTAAG tGTTTACGAACATTGGTTGGACATACAGGTGGTGTATGGTCCTCCCAAATGTCAGGTACTACTGTGATTAGTGGTAGTACAGATCGTACCTTAAAAGTATGGAATGCAGAGACTGGACAGTGTATACATACTTTGTATGGCCATACATCAACAGTGAgatgtatgcatttatatgGAAATAAAGTGGTTAGTGGTAGTAGAGATGCCACATTAAGAGTGTGGCAAGTAGATACTGGTGAATGCCTACATGTACTTGTGGGTCATTTGGCAGCTGTCAGATGTGTGCAATATGATGGAAAATTAGTTGTCAGTGGAGCTTATGATTATATGGTAAAAGTATGGAATCCCGAACGCGAGGAGTGCCTTCATACATTGCAAGGACATACTAATCGCGTCTATTCCCTCCAA TTCGATGGTGTACATGTTGTTAGTGGATCACTAGATACAAGTATAAGAGTATGGGAAGTAGAAACTGGTGCTTGTAGACATACTCTTATGGGCCATCAGTCTCTTACTTCAGGTATGGAATtgcgtaataatattttggtGTCTGGAAATGCAGACTCTACAGTCAAGGTATGGGACATTGTTAGTGGGCACTGCCTTCAAACACTTTCTGGTCCAAATAAGCATCAATCAGCGGTTACTTGTCTGCAGTTTAATAGTCATTTTGTGATTACTTCATCTGATGATGGTACTGTTAAACTATGGGATGTCAAAACTG gtgaatttataagaaatctAGTTGCTTTAGAAAGTGGTGGGAGTGGTGGAGTTGTTTGGAGAATACGTGCAAGTGACACAAAATTGGTGTGTGCAGTTGGTAGCCGTAATGGTACTGAAGAAACAAAACTTCTTGTCCTCGATTTTGATGTAGAGATAAAATAG
- the LOC124952209 gene encoding UPF0047 protein YjbQ → MASSNRGIQIGSAWYQTKINLRPQHRGVHLVTEEILRQIPELYQFSVGLCHIQILHTSASLALNESWDPDVRDDMEMMLNKIIPEGLEYRHNCEGPDDMPAHVKACFLGSSLSIPITDGKLALGTWQGIWFCEHRDQAGSRKLIITLTGCLRDSARSPLSPVSPIASTSS, encoded by the exons ATGGCCTCGTCAAATAGAGGTATACAAATTGGTTCGGCCTGGTATCAAACTAAAATTAACCTAAGACCACAGCATCGTGGCGTACATCTTGTCACCGAAGAAATTTTAAGACAAATTCCAGAACTGTATCAGTTCTCTGTTGGTCTTTGTCACATACAGA ttCTTCATACATCAGCTAGTTTAGCATTAAATGAAAGCTGGGACCCTGATGTAAGAGATGATATGGAAATGAtgcttaataaaataattcctgAAGGATTAGAGTATCGACATAACTGTGAAGGTCCAGACGACATG ccGGCACATGTAAAAGCATGCTTTTTGGGATCTTCATTAAGTATTCCAATTACGGATGGGAAGTTAGCCCTTGGTACATGGCAAGGTATTTGGTTTTGCGAACATCGTGATCAAGCTGGAAGTcgcaaattaattataacattgaCCGGTTGTCTCAGGGATTCAGCACGTAGCCCTTTAAGTCCTGTCAGCCCTATTGCTTCTACTAGCAGCTAG
- the LOC124952206 gene encoding mitochondrial DNA helicase isoform X1 encodes MLIRLLSQYILQKKCIKSYFMSYCYHTDHNDLLPNISLIGIKKILRENNITFLEGHACININCPICESNKCTKNRKIYINKTTGFFMCDKCRCIGPWNILEKLLSLKVTNKKIKELEELKKNLSVDKDYVDEWKIIKENCIEISKLSKDKYDKILDMLSLKNVLQEDISTLNCLYSEDKNALYFPMYAFDHYLVGVKQFFLDTRTEITIPTSDVSGLIIYGHKNIKSDASAVVIPTIPDLLALISQQLVNVIICLPYNLQYLPQQVLPSLENFKKLTLWFGNDNSSWDAARHFSKKLNEERCYFVRSTDLQPSPKVAVDLKYDIKNIIHNARPIWHQSITTFRYLRQDVLSDLQNIDKVQGVKWKRYPALNRILKGHRRGEFTILTGPTGSGKTTFMSEYSLDLAMQGVNTLWGSFEIRNARLARTMLQQMAGVSLYDNIIDFDMYADAFEKLPIYFMTFHGQQSIKIVMDAVEHATYVHDISHVIIDNMQFMMGISDESKHIDRFWRQDKIISAFRIFATKYNCHVTLVIHPRKERDDEELTTSSIFGSAKASQEADNVLIIQDKRLTSIKGKKYLQVAKNRYSGDLGIMILDFDKTSLSYGTKKKSKSETKSTIKSDSDKELEL; translated from the exons ATGCTTATTAGGCTGTTGTCACAATATATTTTgcaaaagaaatgtataaaatcatatttcatGAGTTACTGTTATCATACAGATCATAACGATCTTCTACCTAATATTTCCTtaataggaataaaaaaaattttaagggaaaataatataacatttctaGAAGGCCATGCTTGTATTAACATAAATTGCCCTATATGTGAAAGTAATAAATGTacaaaaaatcgaaagatttatataaataagacaacag ggTTCTTTATGTGCGATAAATGCAGGTGTATTGGGCCATggaatatattagaaaaattattatcattaaaagtaactaacaaaaaaattaaggaaTTAGAAGaacttaaaaagaatttatcagTGGATAAAGATTATGTAGATGAATGGaaaattataaaggaaaattgTATAGAGATTTCTAAATTATCCAAAGATAAATATGACAAAATTTTGGATATGCTTTCATTGAAG aATGTATTGCAAGAAGATATATCCACATTAAACTGTTTATACAGTGAAGATAAAAATGCTCTTTATTTTCCAATGTACGCTTTTGATCATTATCTTGTTGGTGTTAAGCAATTTTTCTTGGATACTAGAACTGAAATAACGATTCCAACTTCGGATGTCAGTGGCCTTATAATTTATGggcataaaaatataaaaagtgacGCTAGTGCTGTTGTTATACCAACTATTCCAGATCTGTTAGCACTAATATCTCAACAATTAGTGAACGTCATCATCTGTTTACCATACAATTTACAATACTTACCTCAGCAGGTATTGCCAAGtctagaaaattttaaaaaattaactttatGGTTTGGAAATGATAATTCAAGTTGGGATGCAGCACGACATTTCTCCAAAAAACTGAATGAAGAAAGATGTTACTTTGTAAGATCAACTGATCTACAACCCAGCCCAAAAGTTGCTGttgatttaaaatatgatattaaaaatattatacataatgcTCGGCCAATATGGCATCAAAGTATTACTACCTTTCGCTATTTAAGACAAGACGTTTTAAgtgatttacaaaatattgataagGTTCAAGGTGTAAAATGGAAACGATATCCAGCTCTAAATCGTATTTTGAAAGGCCATAGAAGAGGGGAATTCACAATATTAACTGGTCCAActg gatCTGGTAAAACTACATTCATGAGTGAATATTCATTAGACTTGGCAATGCAAGGAGTTAACACATTATGGGGTAGTTTTGAAATTAGAAATGCACGATTAGCAAGGACAATGTTGCAACAAATGGCAGGTGTTTCCCTTTATGATAACATAATTGATTTTGATATGTATGCAGATGCTTTTGAAAAGTTACCCATCTATTTTATGACGTTTCATGGGCAACaaagtattaaaattgttatggAT GCAGTAGAGCATGCAACATATGTGCATGACATATCTCATGTGATCATTGACAATATGCAATTTATGATGGGAATTTCTGATGAATCCAAACACATAGATAG gTTTTGGAgacaagataaaataatttctgcaTTTAGAATCTTTGctacaaaatataattgtcaTGTTACACTTGTAATTCATCCGAGAAAAGAACGCGATGACGAAGAACTAACAACTTCATCTATTTTTGGAAGTGCTAAAGCAAGTCAAGAAGCTGATAATGTTCTTATTATACAAGACAAGAGACTTACtagtataaaaggaaaaaaatatttacaa gtAGCCAAAAATAGATACAGTGGCGATTTGGGTATCATGATATTGGATTTTGATAAAACTAGTTTAAGTTAtggaactaaaaaaaaatcaaaatctgAAACTAAAAGTACTATAAAGTCTGATTCAGATAAAGAATTAGAATTATAA
- the LOC124952207 gene encoding glycosyltransferase 25 family member isoform X2, with protein MLNKTIFRIFIFIFLIINIARSVQCTERFKKPTVLIAILIRNKAHTLPYFLSLLEQQNYPKNRIKLWIYSDNNIDNTSEILRAWLAEVSEKYHTVDTYIDEKSNGFEDEESSTDWSLLRFTHVINLREEALNYARKIWADFIWMVDADIFLTNPNTLTNLVSKGQVVVAPLLKSDGLYSNFWAGMTDDYYYLRTEKYQLILYREDVGCFNVPMVHSAVLINLNMVQSDWLTYNFTNLAQYDGPLDDVITFAVGANNSGVPLYICNDELYGYIMVPLGKDETIKEDLQRLTNIKLEILSEDHLSLLNSMENFMSSPKIDTLGLDNIYMINLLRRPERRTRMYRLFKELGAHVETFNAVDGRMLNESALEKWGVKLMAGYEDPYHKRPMTTGEIGCFLSHYIIWNKMLEYRYERIMILEDDIRFEPFFRQKLDFVLSELNTLRNPWDLMKKKINGKTGIVGTRF; from the exons ATGCtcaataaaacaatatttcgaatttttatttttatttttttgataattaatatcgcgCGGTCCGTTCAATGTACTGAACGTTTTAAAAAGCCGACAGTACTGATAGCGAttctaattagaaataaagCTCATACATTACCATATTTTCTAAGTTTGTTAGAACAACAAAACTATCctaaaaatcgaataaaattatg gatttatagtgataataatattgataatacaaGTGAAATATTGAGAGCATGGTTAGCAGAAGTATCAGAAAAATATCATACTGTTGACACATATATAGATGAAAAGTCAAATGGTTTTGAAGATGAAGAGAGTAGTACAGATTGGTCGCTTCTTCGATTTACACATGTCATCAATTTACGTGAGGAAGCATTAAATTATGCTAGAAAAATATGGGCTGATTTTATTTGG ATGGTCGATGCTGATATCTTTTTGACAAATCCAAATACTTTAACAAATTTAGTATCGAAAGGACAAGTTGTGGTTGCTCCTTTGTTAAAATCCGATGGATTATACAGTAATTTTTGGGCAGGGATGACTGATGACTATTACTATCTTCGAACTGAAAAATACCAACTAATTTTATATCGTGAAGATGTAGGATGTTTTAATGTTCCCATGGTTCATAGTGctgttcttattaatttaaacatgGTACAATCAGATTGGTTGACTTACAATTTTACAAACTTAGCACAATATGATGGTCCTTTGGATGATGTTATAACTTTTGCTGTTGGTGCTAATAATTCTG GCGTTCCATTGTATATTTGTAATGATGAATTATACGGATACATCATGGTACCATTGGGAAAAGATGAAACAATTAAAGAGGATCTACAGagattaacaaatataaaattagaaattttgt CAGAAGATCATTTGTCATTATTGAATAGTATGGAAAACTTCATGTCTTCTCCAAAAATAGACACATTAGGATTggataatatctatatgatAAATCTTTTGAGAAGACCAGAAAGGCGTACTAGAATGTATCGTCTCTTTAAAGAACTTGGTGCACATGTAGAAACTTTTAATGCTGTGGATGGTAG AATGTTAAATGAAAGTGCACTTGAAAAATGGGGTGTGAAATTAATGGCAGGATATGAAGATCCATACCATAAGAG ACCTATGACAACTGGAGAAATTGGTTGTTTTTTaagtcattatattatttggaaTAAG aTGTTAGAATATAGATATGAACGTATTATGATTCTGGAAGATGACATTCGTTTTGAGCCATTTTTTCGACAGAAATTGGATTTTGTTTTATCCGAATTAAATACATTAAGAAATCCATGGGATTTAAT gaagaaaaagattaatggAAAAACAGGAATCGTGGGTACAAGGTTCTAA
- the LOC124952206 gene encoding mitochondrial DNA helicase isoform X3: MLSLKNVLQEDISTLNCLYSEDKNALYFPMYAFDHYLVGVKQFFLDTRTEITIPTSDVSGLIIYGHKNIKSDASAVVIPTIPDLLALISQQLVNVIICLPYNLQYLPQQVLPSLENFKKLTLWFGNDNSSWDAARHFSKKLNEERCYFVRSTDLQPSPKVAVDLKYDIKNIIHNARPIWHQSITTFRYLRQDVLSDLQNIDKVQGVKWKRYPALNRILKGHRRGEFTILTGPTGSGKTTFMSEYSLDLAMQGVNTLWGSFEIRNARLARTMLQQMAGVSLYDNIIDFDMYADAFEKLPIYFMTFHGQQSIKIVMDAVEHATYVHDISHVIIDNMQFMMGISDESKHIDRFWRQDKIISAFRIFATKYNCHVTLVIHPRKERDDEELTTSSIFGSAKASQEADNVLIIQDKRLTSIKGKKYLQVAKNRYSGDLGIMILDFDKTSLSYGTKKKSKSETKSTIKSDSDKELEL, from the exons ATGCTTTCATTGAAG aATGTATTGCAAGAAGATATATCCACATTAAACTGTTTATACAGTGAAGATAAAAATGCTCTTTATTTTCCAATGTACGCTTTTGATCATTATCTTGTTGGTGTTAAGCAATTTTTCTTGGATACTAGAACTGAAATAACGATTCCAACTTCGGATGTCAGTGGCCTTATAATTTATGggcataaaaatataaaaagtgacGCTAGTGCTGTTGTTATACCAACTATTCCAGATCTGTTAGCACTAATATCTCAACAATTAGTGAACGTCATCATCTGTTTACCATACAATTTACAATACTTACCTCAGCAGGTATTGCCAAGtctagaaaattttaaaaaattaactttatGGTTTGGAAATGATAATTCAAGTTGGGATGCAGCACGACATTTCTCCAAAAAACTGAATGAAGAAAGATGTTACTTTGTAAGATCAACTGATCTACAACCCAGCCCAAAAGTTGCTGttgatttaaaatatgatattaaaaatattatacataatgcTCGGCCAATATGGCATCAAAGTATTACTACCTTTCGCTATTTAAGACAAGACGTTTTAAgtgatttacaaaatattgataagGTTCAAGGTGTAAAATGGAAACGATATCCAGCTCTAAATCGTATTTTGAAAGGCCATAGAAGAGGGGAATTCACAATATTAACTGGTCCAActg gatCTGGTAAAACTACATTCATGAGTGAATATTCATTAGACTTGGCAATGCAAGGAGTTAACACATTATGGGGTAGTTTTGAAATTAGAAATGCACGATTAGCAAGGACAATGTTGCAACAAATGGCAGGTGTTTCCCTTTATGATAACATAATTGATTTTGATATGTATGCAGATGCTTTTGAAAAGTTACCCATCTATTTTATGACGTTTCATGGGCAACaaagtattaaaattgttatggAT GCAGTAGAGCATGCAACATATGTGCATGACATATCTCATGTGATCATTGACAATATGCAATTTATGATGGGAATTTCTGATGAATCCAAACACATAGATAG gTTTTGGAgacaagataaaataatttctgcaTTTAGAATCTTTGctacaaaatataattgtcaTGTTACACTTGTAATTCATCCGAGAAAAGAACGCGATGACGAAGAACTAACAACTTCATCTATTTTTGGAAGTGCTAAAGCAAGTCAAGAAGCTGATAATGTTCTTATTATACAAGACAAGAGACTTACtagtataaaaggaaaaaaatatttacaa gtAGCCAAAAATAGATACAGTGGCGATTTGGGTATCATGATATTGGATTTTGATAAAACTAGTTTAAGTTAtggaactaaaaaaaaatcaaaatctgAAACTAAAAGTACTATAAAGTCTGATTCAGATAAAGAATTAGAATTATAA
- the LOC124952207 gene encoding glycosyltransferase 25 family member isoform X1: MLNKTIFRIFIFIFLIINIARSVQCTERFKKPTVLIAILIRNKAHTLPYFLSLLEQQNYPKNRIKLWIYSDNNIDNTSEILRAWLAEVSEKYHTVDTYIDEKSNGFEDEESSTDWSLLRFTHVINLREEALNYARKIWADFIWMVDADIFLTNPNTLTNLVSKGQVVVAPLLKSDGLYSNFWAGMTDDYYYLRTEKYQLILYREDVGCFNVPMVHSAVLINLNMVQSDWLTYNFTNLAQYDGPLDDVITFAVGANNSGVPLYICNDELYGYIMVPLGKDETIKEDLQRLTNIKLEILSEDHLSLLNSMENFMSSPKIDTLGLDNIYMINLLRRPERRTRMYRLFKELGAHVETFNAVDGRMLNESALEKWGVKLMAGYEDPYHKRPMTTGEIGCFLSHYIIWNKMLEYRYERIMILEDDIRFEPFFRQKLDFVLSELNTLRNPWDLIYIGRKRLMEKQESWVQGSKYLVHAAYSYWTLGYILSATGAKKLVEAKPLENMIPVDEYIPILSNVHPRDDWKKHYPVRNLTVLSTNPLLIHPTHYTGDQGYISDTENSKIIFDNQASNILKIREEL, encoded by the exons ATGCtcaataaaacaatatttcgaatttttatttttatttttttgataattaatatcgcgCGGTCCGTTCAATGTACTGAACGTTTTAAAAAGCCGACAGTACTGATAGCGAttctaattagaaataaagCTCATACATTACCATATTTTCTAAGTTTGTTAGAACAACAAAACTATCctaaaaatcgaataaaattatg gatttatagtgataataatattgataatacaaGTGAAATATTGAGAGCATGGTTAGCAGAAGTATCAGAAAAATATCATACTGTTGACACATATATAGATGAAAAGTCAAATGGTTTTGAAGATGAAGAGAGTAGTACAGATTGGTCGCTTCTTCGATTTACACATGTCATCAATTTACGTGAGGAAGCATTAAATTATGCTAGAAAAATATGGGCTGATTTTATTTGG ATGGTCGATGCTGATATCTTTTTGACAAATCCAAATACTTTAACAAATTTAGTATCGAAAGGACAAGTTGTGGTTGCTCCTTTGTTAAAATCCGATGGATTATACAGTAATTTTTGGGCAGGGATGACTGATGACTATTACTATCTTCGAACTGAAAAATACCAACTAATTTTATATCGTGAAGATGTAGGATGTTTTAATGTTCCCATGGTTCATAGTGctgttcttattaatttaaacatgGTACAATCAGATTGGTTGACTTACAATTTTACAAACTTAGCACAATATGATGGTCCTTTGGATGATGTTATAACTTTTGCTGTTGGTGCTAATAATTCTG GCGTTCCATTGTATATTTGTAATGATGAATTATACGGATACATCATGGTACCATTGGGAAAAGATGAAACAATTAAAGAGGATCTACAGagattaacaaatataaaattagaaattttgt CAGAAGATCATTTGTCATTATTGAATAGTATGGAAAACTTCATGTCTTCTCCAAAAATAGACACATTAGGATTggataatatctatatgatAAATCTTTTGAGAAGACCAGAAAGGCGTACTAGAATGTATCGTCTCTTTAAAGAACTTGGTGCACATGTAGAAACTTTTAATGCTGTGGATGGTAG AATGTTAAATGAAAGTGCACTTGAAAAATGGGGTGTGAAATTAATGGCAGGATATGAAGATCCATACCATAAGAG ACCTATGACAACTGGAGAAATTGGTTGTTTTTTaagtcattatattatttggaaTAAG aTGTTAGAATATAGATATGAACGTATTATGATTCTGGAAGATGACATTCGTTTTGAGCCATTTTTTCGACAGAAATTGGATTTTGTTTTATCCGAATTAAATACATTAAGAAATCCATGGGATTTAAT atacataggaagaaaaagattaatggAAAAACAGGAATCGTGGGTACAAGGTTCTAAGTATTTGGTGCATGCAGCATATAGCTATTGGACGCTTGGTTATATTTTATCAGCCACTGGAGCTAAAAAACTTGTTGAGGCAAAACCACTTGAGAATATGATACCTGTTGACGAATATATTCCTATTTTATCAAATGTTCATCCAAG AGATGATTGGAAAAAACATTACCCAGTACGTAATTTGACGGTGTTGTCAACGAATCCTCTTTTAATACATCCAACTCATTATACCGGTGATCAGGGATATATAAGTGATACAGAAAATTCTAAAATCATTTTTGATAATCAAGCAAgcaatattttgaaaattcgagaagaattatga